One Purpureocillium takamizusanense chromosome 12, complete sequence DNA window includes the following coding sequences:
- the PIN4_2 gene encoding Peptidyl-prolyl cis-trans isomerase pin4 (EggNog:ENOG503NZ7N~COG:A), whose product MSQQHHDMGYLDYSAPPNRSPNSSRQAYGAPPAFAGGMSLPRQTQRPFDAPLGSSALYPTDRISSGFNPRAMDGMPAPGSIPSGYMLDNGQTWNYGASGVATVNGAVHGSNRQRSVNRRAALPQNWTEHGGMGMHNLQQFAGGLNGGHLANGGLRVDQGPAHTSPDLRSTASDGDQLIPTAIVIKNIPFAVRKETLATIMLEMNLPQPYAFNYHFDNGVFRGLAFANFQSAEDTRVVIEAMNGMDVHGRKLRVEYKKMLPEAERERIEREKRERRGQLEEQHRAPMLHQQSSMQSLGGMSQSAQQRSTPAGHLGDVDLNDPQTLEFYTELVMFKRDDSREVLVFPPSIAPEHRRSIHILAHHMGLEHQSMGEADSRQLTVLKRQQPSPTSNAQNAAATLDVHKRGLSRAATFDFAADRESRAASSNYAHMMGRQGPTLELPGSPDGNGIPNNLRAAKSFADLRSFTPSPSQASSSYLAAPGASMGGMGSGSTARFGDYMGPQQGHPGGSGTPGPKTDNGLVAGLGGLSLSPYDSNTLQTQARTTPGAIGSQRPGAGSGGVKGAPERQPRGPEWDHGAGFGGRNRANGHMQRGSDSSDNGARIGLSSTGGSRYH is encoded by the exons ATGAGCCAGCAACATCACGATATGGGCTATTTGGACTATTCCGCTCCGCCGAACCGGTCACCCAACTCGTCCAGGCAGGCATATGGGGCCCCTCCCGCCTTTGCCGGGGGCATGTCCCTGCCGCGCCAGACGCAGCGGCCTTTCGACGCGCCCTTGGGTTCCTCGGCTCTTTATCCGACCGATCGCATAAGTAGCGGCTTCAACCCACGCGCCATGGACGGCatgcccgcgcccggcaGCATACCCAGCGGCTATATGCTGGACAACGGCCAGACGTGGAACTACGGCGCGTCCGGGGTTGCAACCGTCAACGGCGCCGTGCACGGATCGAATCGCCAGCGCAGCGTcaaccgccgcgccgctctACCCCAG AACTGGACCGAGcacggcggcatgggcatgcACAACCTCCAACAGTTTGCTGGAGGGCTCAACGGTGGACACCTTGCCAACGGTGGCCTGCGGGTCGACCAAGGCCCGGCCCACACCTCGCCCGACTTGCGATCCACCGCCTCGGATGGCGACCAGCTGATACCGACAGCGATTGTCATCAAGAACATACCCTTTGCCGTCCGCAAGGAGACGCTGGCCACCATCATGCTCGAAATGAACCTCCCCCAACCCTACGCTTTCAATTATCACTTTGACAACGGCGTCTTCCGTGGCCTCGCCTTTGCCAACTTCCAGTCTGCAGAGGACACAAGAGTTGTGATCGAGGCTATGAACGGCATGGATGTGCACGGCCGAAAGCTCCGCGTCGAGTACAAGAAGATGCTGCCCGAGGCAGAGCGAGAGCGCATCGAGAGGGAGAAGCGTGAGCGGCGGGGCCAGCTTGAGGAGCAGCACCGCGCCCCCATGCTGCACCAGCAGAGCTCCATGCAGTCCCTCGGCGGCATGTCCCAGTCTGCTCAGCAGAGGAGCACTCCGGCCGGTCACCTTG GTGACGTTGATCTCAATGACCCCCAGACTCTCGAGTTCTACACCGAGCTTGTTATGTTCAAGCGCGACGACTCGAGGGAGGTTCTTGTCTTTCCGCCCTCCATCGCCCCCGAGCACCGACGCTCCATCCATATCCTCGCGCACCACATGGGGCTGGAGCATCAGTCaatgggcgaggccgactcCCGACAGCTGACCGTGCTGAAGCGTCAGCAGCCTTCGCCCACCTCCAACGCGCAGAATgctgcggcgacgctcgATGTACACAAGCGCGGCCTGAGCCGTGCGGCAACGTTTGACTTTGCCGCTGATCGCGAGTCGCgagcggccagcagcaactATGCTCACATGATGGGACGCCAAGGCCCGACCCTCGAACTTCCTGGCAGCcccgacggcaacggcatccCCAACaacctgcgcgccgccaaaaGCTTCGCAGATCTGCGCTCATTCACACCGAGCCCTTCGcaggcgtcctcgagctACCTGGCGGCTCCAGGTGCcagcatgggcggcatgggtTCCGGGTCAACCGCGCGATTTGGCGACTACATGGGACCCCAGCAAGGCCATCCGGGCGGTTCGGGCACTCCAGGTCCCAAGACGGATAATGGCTTGGTTGCTGGCCTGGGTGGGCTGAGCCTCAGCCCCTACGACTCCAACACGCTGCAGACACAGGCGCGGACAACACCCGGGGCAATTGGCAGCCAGCGTCCGGGCGCcggtagcggcggcgtcaagggcGCTCCCGAGCGACAGCCACGCGGCCCGGAGTGGGATCATGGCGCTGGGTTCGGCGGCCGGAATCGGGCAAACGGGCATATGCAGCGCGGCAGTG ACTCCTCCGACAATGGAGCCCGCATCGGCTtgagctcgacgggcggctcgAGGTATCACTAG
- a CDS encoding uncharacterized protein (COG:S~TransMembrane:1 (i12-32o)~EggNog:ENOG503P2FQ): MLLPKQFACGLRPAMGGIILLTLLVSVAYYLYNTSWQAVVSLRTGSSSSSWWPHRLTSLGEPHDSTPGRKPPGIGVSGLVFYGRRDRAACLRCYLDRNLVDNGGWLEEVLFLVNTDDEKDLEYLEEIIASNPQRYKKLIVPGEKLWIYSLYKAWQRLERGRYYVKVDDDIVWIADDAIPRIVSRKMQHPHDFAVSANIINNPPLGFMHHHLGALHPYFPDIKAPKDDENNNKNSDSNSGNKKTSGDANLASWRPSRDPPWDGPSDYTWPLDRAPPHKNHRWLRVRNETMMGQTPAASLTYEVWGPSYESWAIAAQMHYSLLENMEGGDDGLDAYKFHPPWDMGGERIRINLICVYGDDILDTNPANWTEGRSDEDMLAIDLPKRLRRPVIVVGEALAAHYQYGDQRNLSDTDVLARYQSLAKDRACLSK, encoded by the exons atgctgctCCCAAAGCAATTCGCATGTGGTCTGAGACCTGCCATGGGAGGCATCATACTCCTGACCTTACTCGTGTCCGTCGCGTACTATCTGTACAACACGTCCTGGCAGGCGGTCGTCTCTCTGCGaacgggctcgtcgtcgtcgtcgtggtggccgCACAGGCTCACGTCGCTGGGCGAGCCGCACGACAGCACGCCGGGGAGGAAACCCCCCGGAATCGGCGTCAGCGGGCTGGTGTTTTACGGCCGCAGAGACAGGGCGGCGTGCCTGCGATGTTACTTGGAC CGAAACCTGGTGGACaacggcggctggctggaggAGGTGCTCTTCCTGGTCAACACGGACGACGAAAAGGACTTGGAATACCTGGAGGAAATCATCGCGAGCAACCCGCAGCGCTATAAGAAGCTAATAGTCCCCGGCGAGAAGCTGTGGATCTATTCCCTCTACAAGGCATGGCAGCGTCTAGAGCGCGGTAGGTACTacgtcaaggtcgacgaTGATATC GTATGGATCGCGGACGATGCGATTCCTCGTATCGTCAGTCGCAAGATGCAACATCCCCACGATTTCGCCGTTTCGGCcaacatcatcaacaacccGCCGCTCGGGTTCATGCATCACCACCTCGGGGCGCTCCATCCGTACTTTCCCGACATCAAGGCGCCCAAGGATGACgagaacaacaacaagaacagcgacagcaacagcggcaacAAAAAAaccagcggcgacgccaatCTCGCttcgtggcggccgtcgcgagACCCCCCCTGGGACGGCCCATCCGACTACACCTGGCCGCTCGACAGGGCCCCGCCGCACAAGAACCACCGGTGGCTGCGCGTGCGCAACGAGACCATGATGGGGCagacgcccgcggcctcgcTCACGTACGAGGTCTGGGGCCCGAGCTACGAGAGCTGGGCCATCGCGGCGCAGATGCACTACTCGCTGCTGGAGAACATGGAggggggcgacgacggcctggacgcgTACAAGTTCCACCCGCCGTGGGAcatgggcggcgagcgcatcCGCATCAACCTGATTTGCGtctacggcgacgacatcctcgACACGAACCCGGCCAACTGGACGGAGGGCaggagcgacgaggacatgctTGCCATTGACCTGCCCAAGAGGCTACGCCGCC ccgtcatcgtcgtgggGGAAGCCCTGGCTGCTCATTACCAGTACGGCGACCAGCGCAACTTGTCGGACACGGATGTCCTGGCGCGATACCAAAGCCTTGCGAAGGATCGGGCCTGCCTGTCAAAATGA
- a CDS encoding uncharacterized protein (COG:O~MEROPS:MER0093133~EggNog:ENOG503NZ56~SECRETED:SignalP(1-21~SECRETED:cutsite=ASA-TI~SECRETED:prob=0.7017)) gives MRCSCSLAATTALAAALGASATIYSINDGDIPIRHMSHGIQLANPLQGAVPNRPPVPNDDDDGFSYELTSSGIVRRAAAAPKIDVKAGFFEQLIDHSNPSLGTFTQRYWWNADHYAGPGSPIVLNAPGENNADGYQGYTTNRTIPGLFGQATGGAVILLEHRYWGGSSPYENLTAETLQYLTLDQSVADLIHFAKHVDLPFDRNGSSRPDKAPWVLSGCSYPGALAAWTNKLAPGTFWAYHCSSAVVEDISTLWQYYVPVEQALPRNCSADFRRVISHVDKVLAEGTPEKRQRLKDLFGFGDLKHDDDFASAITGGLGNWQSQQFYSGYGPIQRMCDYIENVWPKSNATVPGADGVGQCKAIKGFAKWSREILIPGSCAALGYWKDNNTVACYDSHNVQLESYLDTSVNNTVNRQWMWYLCNEPFEWWQTWAPESTSGLIPKIFDREYQRRQCGLYFPSVGDHTYGLARGRTVEQVNAKTGGWDYVNTTRLMWVNGELDPWRPATVSAELRPGGPLASTEEAPVFLLPKAAHCNDAIVKNGEANPAVGKMMREEVDTIKRWVEDFYKQKKGGEKKKPEKKTRRAFDA, from the exons ATGCGGTGCTCCTGCTCcctcgcggcgacgaccgccctcgcggcggccctcggcgcctcggccaccatcTACAGcatcaacgacggcgacatccCCATCCGTCACATGTCCCACGGCATCCAGCTGGCCAACCCCCTGCAAGGCGCCGTTCCCAACCGCCCTCCGGtccccaacgacgacgacgacgggttCAGCTACGAGCTCACGTCGTCAGGCATCgtccggcgcgccgccgccgcccccaagatcgacgtcaaggccggcttCTTCGAGCAGCTCATCGACCACAGCAACCCCTCGCTCGGCACCTTCACGCAGCGGTACTGGTGGAACGCGGACCACTACGCCGGCCCCGGGTCGCCCATCGTGCTCAACGCGCCCGGCGAGAACAACGCCGACGGCTACCAGGGGTACACGACCAACCGCACCATCCCGGGGCTCTTCGggcaggcgacgggcggcgccgtgatcctcctcgagcaccgCTACTGGGGCGGCAGCTCGCCCTACGAGAACCTCACCGCCGAGACGCTGCAGTACCTGACGCTCGACCAGTCCGTCGCCGATCTCATCCACTTCGCCAAGCACGTCGACCTGCCCTTTGACCGCAacggctcgtcgcgcccggACAAGGCCCCCTGGGTGCTGTCGGGTTGCTCGTACCcgggcgccctcgccgcgtgGACCAACAAGCTCGCTCCAGGCACCTTTTGGGCGTACCACTGCtcgagcgccgtcgtcgaggacattTCCACCCTCTGGCAGTACTACGtgcccgtcgagcaggccttGCCGCGCAACTGCAGCGCCGACTTCCGCCGCGTCATCTCCCATGTCGACAaggtgctcgccgagggcacgcccgagaagcgccagcgcctcaaGGACCTGTTTGGCTTTGGCGACCtcaagcacgacgacgatttTGCTAGTGCCATTACGGGCGGGCTCGGCAATTGGCAGAGCCAACAGTTTTACTCGGGCTACGGCCCGATCCAGCGCATGTGCGACTACATTGAG AACGTGTGGCCCAAGAGCAACGCAACGGTCccgggcgccgacggcgtgggcCAGTGCAAGGCCATCAAGGGCTTTGCCAAGTGGTCGCGGGAGATTCTGATCCCCGGAT CgtgcgccgcgctgggctACTGGAAGGACAACAACACGGTCGCCTGCTACGACTCGCACAACGTGCAGCTCGAGTCGTACCTGGACACGTCGGTCAACAACACGGTCAACCGCCAGTGGATGTGGTATCTGTGCAACGAGCC CTTCGAGTGGTGGCAGACGTGGGCCCCCGAGTCCACCTCGGGCCTCATCCCCAAGATCTTCGACCGCGAGTACCAGCGGCGCCAGTGCGGCCTCTACTTCCCCTCCGTGGGCGACCACACGtacggcctcgcgcgcgggcgcaccgtcgagcaggtcaacgccaagacgggcggctgggACTACGTCAACACGACGCGCCTCATGTGGGTGAacggcgagctcgacccCTGGCGCCCGGCCACGGTgtcggccgagctgcgcccCGGCGGGCCCCTGGCCAGCACCGAAGAggcgcccgtcttcttgcTGCCCAAGGCGGCGCACTGcaacgacgccatcgtcaagaATGGCGAGGCGAACCCCGCGGTGGGCAAGATGATGCGCGAGGAGGTGGACACGATTAAGCGCTGGGTGGAGGACTTTTATAAGCagaagaaggggggagagaagaagaagcctgagaagaagacgcggcgggcgtttgACGCTTAG
- a CDS encoding uncharacterized protein (EggNog:ENOG503P0N4~COG:I~TransMembrane:6 (o17-36i56-73o93-110i117-140o160-177i250-271o)): protein MAIIEGWLPPTRAHYDLILRAWQLAFPPLASIQWLVRWYPMGKTSVASRLNLPGRAAWMTMEAPGFLTLLYLMSTMPARHGVEDLPWQNRVLGGLFVIHYSYRAIAYPLLQPSMAPIHVFVWAAALCFQLINATCLGSWLSAYGPLTADAWAAQSPLPQFALGMLLFYVGLAGNFFHDEELREIRRRAAARQTNNKNNKNTAGPSSKANGSGGSSSSNGTSATSAHHHHYEIPQAGLFRYMLYPHYFCEWVEWLGFLMAAGWTCAPAWAFLVNEVASMLPRAVSGKRWYVERFGADKVGKKWAIIPGLL from the exons atGGCCATCATCGAGGGCTGGCtcccgccgacgcgggcgcacTACGACCTCATTCTGCGCGCGTGGCAGCTCGCCTTTCCACCG CTCGCCTCCATCCAGTGGCTCGTCAGGTGGTACCCCATGGGCAAGACGAGCGTCGCCAGCAGGCTCAACCTGCccgggcgcgccgcctggaTGACCATGGAGGCGCCGGGGTTCCTCACCCTGCTGTACCTGATGAGCAccatgccggcgcggcacggcgtcgaggacctgcCGTGGCAGAACCGCGTGCTGGGCGGGCTGTTT GTCATCCACTACTCGTACCGCGCCATCGCCTATCCCCTCCTGCAGCCCTCCATGGCGCCCATCCACGTCTTCgtctgggccgccgccctgtgcTTCCAGCTCATCAACGCCACCTGCCTCGGCTCCTGGCTGTCCGCCTACGGGCCCctcaccgccgacgcctgggccgcccagtcgcccctcccccagtTCGCCCTCGGCATGCTGCTCTTCtacgtcggcctcgccggcaacTTTTtccacgacgaggagctgcgcgagattcgccgccgcgccgccgccaggcagACTaacaacaagaacaacaagAATACCGCCGGCCCGAGTAGCAAAgccaacggcagcggcggcagcagcagcagcaacggcacgtcggcgacgtcagcgcaccaccaccactacgaGATCCCCCAGGCCGGCCTCTTCAGGTACATGCTGTACCCGCACTACTTTTGCGAGTGGGTCGAGTGGCTGGGCTTCCTCATGGCCGCGGGCTGGACGTGCGCCCCGGCGTGGGCCTTTCTCGTCAACGAGGTGgcgtcgatgctgccgcggGCCGTCAGCGGCAAGCGCTGGTACGTAGAGAGGTTCGGCGCGGACAAGGTGGGCAAGAAGTGGGCGATTATCCCAGGCTTGCTGTAA
- a CDS encoding uncharacterized protein (COG:S~MEROPS:MER0902165~EggNog:ENOG503NU2A): MVTKPPPGDPPTATPPAPQPNDARRDGWHDDSLNDNTWEDIGPRADGAGAADDGGRRNVPAALRPGPAMLNPAPEDDDGNVWDEARSQQPSDADARLAQVPNALRPGSGVSRVETNPFLKRKPVSQSQQDPSIASPTPPADSFARLDLHAGDQAQSNPWQAASEPQSQKTSSGWQTPQRQPVLLDDDTDPWTSSEPPPPQPPAKQSPALLSLPSDEESAWNDHVRPEKAEIVIEPPTPAPAAPMSNDLLDEPNVWDDLGALDKGKSKATAASPNQQAQLDDWNLIDADSSSDQPKQPGQPEENTEDATEKPPLPPRDVERPRWVPSREPVDSKSETYQVKNIRWHDDTSTKNPRTSPILIQNKNGPCPLVALVNALTLTTPADMPDTALVQVLRSREQISLSLLLDAVFDELMSPRRTSSEDALPDVGDLYGFLQSLHTGMNVNPRFIPTPEMVTAYKRTSLTHLHPTERGELIPGTFEDTTEMSLYATFSIPLIHGWLAARAEPVYEALERQAASYEEVQNLLFREEELEDKLSNSETGLTEAEQQLYQDVVTIKMFLHASATQLTPWGIEVIGKAMRPGTFAILFRNDHFSTLYCHPHTMQLLSLVTDAGYGSHEEVVWESLVDVNGEQTEYLSGDFRVVGGGGGAGGGSFGGSGSNTAGHGGEWRTVQGRRGKARQQEEQEDEANEVPMSPQHEQEDRDLALALQLQEEEDERHREEQARRRRESILSEQYIEQQGQRPGPVSRGHHRRTQSGAGTGIAPERRSSNSVNVPVLSASQSQPRLSVNTTAAAAQQVRPLVPPRRQGVSRAADAEGEDAPPSYEQAAHDRAFVPPAGHPSHAGSSPVASRQTPRTSAGGGQGPAQQQRPMGMGSSTAAAGRRMPAVSSGPPPAMHQGRDRECVMM; this comes from the coding sequence ATGGTCACCAAGCCGCCACCTGGCGACCCTCCGACCGCCACGCCCCCCGCACCGCAGCCAAACGACGCCCGGCGAGATGGCTGGCACGATGACTCGCTCAACGACAACACTTGGGAAGACATCGGGCCCCGAGCCGACGGTGCAGGTGctgccgatgacggcggccgacgcAATGTTCCTGCGGCGCTGCGTCCTGGCCCGGCCATGCTGAACCCGGcccccgaggacgacgacggcaatgTGTGGGACGAGGCACGCAGCCAGCAACCGAGCGACGCGGATGCCAGGTTGGCACAGGTCCCCAATGCACTCAGGCCCGGTAGCGGTGTCAGCCGCGTCGAGACGAATCCCTTCCTTAAGAGAAAACCCGTCTCGCAATCACAACAAGACCCCTCCATAgcctcgccaacgccacccGCCGACTCCTTCGCGAGGCTAGACCTCCACGCGGGGGACCAAGCCCAAAGCAACCCCTGGCAGGCCGCCTCCGAGCCGCAGTCGCAAAAGACGTCGAGCGGGTGGCAGACGCCCCAGCGACAGCCGGTGTTGCTCGATGACGACACCGACCCGTGGACTTCGAGTGAGCCTCCGCCACCACAGCCACCGGCAAAGCAATCGCCGGcgttgctgtcgctgccctcgGACGAAGAGTCCGCATGGAACGATCATGTACGCCCCGAAAAGGCCGAGATTGTCATAGAGCCCCCGACTCCGGCCCCGGCAGCCCCCATGTCAAACGACTTGCTCGACGAGCCCAATGTGTGGGATGACCTCGGCGCTCTGGACAAGGGCAAGTCcaaggccacggccgcgtcgccaaATCAACAAGCTCAGCTGGACGACTGGAACCTCATCGACGCTGACTCGTCATCCGACCAGCCGAAACAGCCCGGGCAACCCGAGGAGAACACCGAGGATGCGACTGAGAAgccgcccctgccgccgagggACGTCGAGCGGCCGCGCTGGGTACCCTCCAGAGAGCCCGTCGACAGCAAGTCGGAGACGTACCAAGTCAAGAACATTAGGTGGCACGACGACACGTCGACCAAGAACCCACGCACGTCGCCGATCCTGATACAGAACAAGAACGGGCCGTGTCCGCTGGTCGCCCTGGTCAACGCCCTGACCCTGACGACACCGGCCGACATGCCCGACACGGCCTTGGTGCAAGTACTGCGTTCGAGGGAACAGATCAGCTTGAGCCTATTGCTGGACGCCGTGTTTGACGAGCTCATGTCGCCACGGCGGACCAGCTCCGAGGACGCCCTCCCCGACGTGGGCGACCTGTACGGCTTCCTGCAGAGCCTGCACACGGGCATGAATGTCAACCCCCGCTTCATCCCGACGCCCGAGATGGTGACTGCGTACAAGCGCACGTCGCTCACGCACCTGCACCCGACGGAGCGCGGGGAGCTCATCCCGGGAACCTTTGAGGACACGACGGAGATGAGCCTGTATGCGACCTTCTCCATCCCACTCATCCACGGGTGGCTCGCTGCCCGAGCCGAGCCCGTCTacgaggcgctggagcggcaggcggcgtcgTACGAGGAGGTGCAAAACCTCTTGTTCCGCGaagaggagctcgaggacaagctATCCAACTCGGAGACGGGATTgacggaggcggagcagcagctgtaCCAGGACGTTGTGACCATTAAAATGTTCCTACACGCGTCGGCGACACAGCTCACGCCGTGGGGCATCGAGGTGATTGGCAAGGCCATGCGGCCGGGCACGTTTGCTATACTATTCCGCAACGACCACTTTAGCACGCTCTACTGCCACCCGCACACGATGCAGCTGCTGAGCCTGGTGACAGACGCGGGCTACGGCAGTCACGAGGAGGTGGTGTGGGAGAGCCTTGTGGACGTGAACGGCGAGCAGACCGAGTACCTGTCTGGCGACTTTCGggtggttggcggcggtggaggtgctggaggcggcagcttcggcggcagcggcagcaacacggcagggcacggcggcgaaTGGAGAACGGTGCAGGGAAGGCGCGGCAAGGCGCGacagcaggaggagcaggaggatgAGGCGAACGAGGTACCGATGAGCCCACAGCACGAGCAAGAGGACCGCGACCTGGCACTGGCACTGCAGCTgcaagaagaggaggacgagcgGCATCGCGAGGAGCAGGCACGCCGGCGAAGGGAGAGCATACTGTCGGAGCAGTACAttgagcagcagggccagcggCCGGGGCCCGTCAGCCGGGGTCACCACCGGCGCACGCAGTCCGGTGCCGGAACGGGCATTGCGCCGGAGCGCCGGAGCTCCAACAGCGTCAACGTGCCGGTACTGTCGGCATCGCAGTCGCAGCCACGGCTGTCGGTCAACACaacggcggctgcggcgcagcaggtgCGGCCTCTGGTGCCCccacggcggcagggcgtgtcacgggcggcagacgccgagggcgaggacgcgccACCGTCGTacgagcaggcggcgcacgACAGAGCGTTTGTGCCGCCGGCAGGACACCCGAGCCACGCGGGGAGCAGCCCGGTGGCGTCAAGgcagacgccgaggacgagcgcaGGCGGTGGTCAGGgccccgcgcagcagcagcggccgaTGGGCATGGGGTCTTCGACAGCGGCtgcggggaggaggatgccggcggtgagctcggggccgccgccggcgatgcaCCAGGGCCGGGACCGGGAGTGCGTGatgatgtga